One window of Salegentibacter sp. Hel_I_6 genomic DNA carries:
- a CDS encoding iron ABC transporter permease: MLQSRKYFIILLLLFLGVIFLGFLNISLGSVSIPFKDVVASIFNLEVSKETWRYIIVEYRLPKAITAIITGSGLAISGLLMQTLFRNPLAGPYVLGLSSGASLGVAIVIMGASVFGGGFAGMLLSKWSLVIASSLGSLLVLIAVMLASLRLRDTMAILIIGLMFASLTAAVVSVLSYFSPAAQLQQYVFWSFGSLGDLAWNEVGILSMFWLVGIILAISCIKNLNTLLLGEQYAKSLGVSIQKNRIIIIIATSLLAGSITAFAGPIAFIGLAVPHLIRQVIPVNNHSILVPAVILGGAALMLICDIAAQIPGQEYTLPINAITSLIGAPVVIWLLVRKRKFLF, from the coding sequence TTGCTGCAATCCCGAAAATATTTTATAATCCTTCTACTCCTATTTCTGGGAGTGATCTTTCTTGGCTTTTTAAATATTAGTTTAGGGTCTGTCAGCATTCCATTTAAAGATGTTGTTGCTTCCATCTTCAACCTGGAAGTTTCCAAAGAGACCTGGCGTTATATCATTGTAGAATATCGTTTGCCAAAAGCAATCACCGCAATAATAACCGGATCAGGTCTTGCCATTAGCGGACTCCTAATGCAAACTTTATTTCGCAATCCGCTGGCTGGGCCTTATGTTTTGGGTTTGAGTAGCGGTGCCAGTTTGGGCGTAGCTATTGTAATTATGGGAGCTTCGGTTTTTGGTGGCGGTTTTGCTGGAATGCTATTATCAAAATGGAGTTTGGTGATCGCTTCCAGTTTGGGGAGTTTATTGGTTCTCATTGCCGTAATGCTGGCATCACTAAGGCTTAGGGATACTATGGCAATTCTTATTATTGGTTTAATGTTCGCGAGTTTAACTGCTGCGGTAGTGAGCGTACTCTCATATTTTAGTCCGGCGGCGCAACTTCAGCAATACGTATTTTGGTCTTTTGGAAGCCTTGGAGACCTGGCCTGGAACGAAGTGGGGATTCTTTCAATGTTCTGGTTAGTTGGAATTATATTGGCAATTTCCTGTATAAAAAACCTAAACACCTTACTTCTAGGCGAACAATATGCAAAAAGTCTTGGCGTAAGTATTCAGAAAAACAGGATTATTATAATAATAGCCACAAGTTTACTGGCCGGCAGTATAACTGCTTTTGCAGGGCCAATAGCCTTTATTGGTTTAGCGGTTCCGCATTTAATTAGGCAGGTAATTCCCGTTAACAACCATAGTATTCTGGTGCCTGCTGTTATTTTAGGCGGTGCTGCATTGATGCTTATTTGCGATATTGCGGCACAAATACCCGGGCAGGAATACACTTTACCCATAAATGCCATAACTTCGTTAATTGGTGCACCCGTAGTCATTTGGCTTTTGGTGCGTAAACGTAAATTTTTATTCTGA
- a CDS encoding ABC transporter ATP-binding protein → MSSNEPHSILKTENLDIGYSTKTEKILIAKTINIEVKEGELVAVIGVNGVGKSTFLRTLSGVQDALNGKVLVKNEQIQQIDSLELASLISLVLTEQPISKNLSVFELVALGRQPYTNWIGRLSKNDLRQIKKSLQNVGIEELQNKKCYELSDGQLQKVLIARAIAQNTPLVILDEPTTHLDLYHKAYVLKLLKKLTRKTNKAIVFASHEINLAIQLCDKIILMQNQKVTTGSPNELLKSGAFSTVFPEGLIVFDKASASFKINP, encoded by the coding sequence TTGAGCTCAAACGAACCACATAGCATCCTGAAAACCGAAAATCTAGATATTGGTTACAGCACTAAAACCGAAAAAATTCTTATTGCTAAAACCATTAATATTGAAGTAAAAGAGGGCGAACTGGTTGCTGTAATTGGCGTAAACGGAGTTGGAAAATCTACATTTTTAAGAACCCTAAGCGGAGTTCAGGACGCACTAAATGGAAAAGTTTTAGTGAAAAATGAGCAAATTCAGCAGATAGATTCTTTAGAACTCGCTTCATTAATTAGCCTTGTTTTAACAGAACAACCTATTTCTAAAAATTTAAGTGTATTTGAACTCGTTGCCCTTGGCCGCCAACCTTATACCAATTGGATTGGCCGCCTAAGTAAAAACGATTTAAGACAGATCAAAAAATCACTGCAAAATGTAGGTATTGAAGAACTTCAAAATAAAAAATGTTACGAATTAAGCGATGGGCAATTACAAAAAGTATTAATTGCACGAGCAATTGCGCAGAATACGCCGCTGGTTATCTTAGATGAACCCACTACTCACCTGGATTTGTATCACAAGGCTTATGTTCTAAAATTGCTTAAAAAACTTACCCGAAAAACCAATAAAGCCATTGTTTTTGCATCGCATGAGATCAACCTTGCCATTCAGCTTTGCGATAAGATTATTTTAATGCAGAATCAGAAAGTAACAACGGGCTCTCCCAATGAACTTTTGAAATCAGGTGCATTTTCTACTGTTTTTCCTGAAGGTTTAATAGTTTTTGATAAAGCTTCAGCTTCATTTAAGATTAATCCTTAG
- a CDS encoding DUF2194 domain-containing protein, whose product MKIKLPEKLIKACYLALCFFTILACEKDEKEQQALENNPKVIYDENSKEPWVLYITEPGNEMISGNKNHIKKALNYAKIPFGAINLNDFNANQKISTSVKVIVVYDMAPLNKSSMHFLLNFVASGGHIFIPTVGTNKNFGFFAGVKEDANYEIDTIAQGFKFKTNFLPALKGKPYKNKTKHYGLATANFKDEIEVLATSISEEDYPLIIKNNLGNGSVITFNTEQYSQKQERGLFFSAILQGLESVPYPIANASSIMLDDFPAPLYNLKLEPVASELDLSQARFYTDVWWNDMRELAEKYNIQYSAYVCFDYANHTTPPFNFSEWEQSILQGSNESNAADQLMKSFKNSNHEIALHGYNHASLTLEEWPNKQYMGLSLEAVKKRWAAKNYGDLPVSYVPPSNIIDSTGFVALQENIPNIVYNASIYLGDFEEGGDREYDPEPHNYHFFNYPRITSGFAMTPTREFNQQSIYLYTGIWSHFVHPDDIYQIPGEEPLLSAGNYNLRNENNYGWKISPDGSPGLLPRFDKYLKKVKTTFPFIRFLKVSEAAKITRNWRDISYNFSETENNIIVTAKTKKLNDAENYWFAYISENHIDDIEEYFKDNNLDFTKTPYLDGFLINIKARKRQLSLPRYKENFSKNVGSSILENYDSYLLVKPAEDLEDIDEEINELKSKITQNNKFEREDWLKLFQYLGWKNRQNQIWPLLEKKYNENKNSVYVHLSLEFTSQSDYPDLETRKRWMLRQIELQPENIQLRKNFIGYFGNNTGIQLSKEELLNLIEETKLDEERFSYFLLLNEKHPDAAFNLVKDIEPCREDYRLAASTISWVFADAKDFEQAILWSKCAEEITEDIVDDWRVQTGEYAFLKEKNFPLYIEYLLADNDKKAAQKLLEIEPCREEFKHLAPTIAYAYGGQGSYRKALEWSSCSPDFPLVERMQWFYALENFVEVERLYAGYSEKNNPKEKEAIQVFMAEYYLGRSEMIKAWEFASKLSDSSNKDRLQRQLNNSVIYLGNEQKRLLLNEYPSLFYPEVASIIKQNLRITEGDFVQIGSNIISDRFDPTSFGLEAVYGTRDKKYNQHQFGLSRYNAYPIPFQGEDLENNEDMQLYGLVYRFKTRERIEKFNFGFGSRLEFNEAGKAYLHLEASASIAKDSLYSSFQFFRKPALTGPAYVLDIYQTQLNVYEELQFKEKFQAVLYVEGNHYNDEDVMDIQALTSLAMDFKLNRRAKFMPYTEFSGLLGNSNRPNGFPYWTLDERFYGGLGVAYQYENEKNLWKLNLDAGYFLDTFSDEFQRYRGNMLWPISKYLHFNTQVEFFTLKNFYSNSFSFGLKYFLDGNN is encoded by the coding sequence ATGAAAATAAAATTACCAGAAAAACTTATAAAAGCTTGCTATCTGGCCTTATGTTTTTTCACAATACTGGCTTGTGAGAAGGATGAGAAGGAACAACAGGCATTAGAAAATAACCCAAAGGTAATATATGATGAAAACAGCAAAGAGCCCTGGGTTCTTTATATTACTGAACCAGGAAATGAAATGATATCCGGGAATAAAAATCATATAAAGAAGGCACTTAACTATGCTAAAATTCCCTTTGGGGCCATTAATTTAAATGATTTTAACGCTAATCAAAAAATATCTACTTCTGTAAAAGTAATAGTAGTTTACGATATGGCTCCTTTAAATAAATCCTCAATGCATTTCCTCCTAAATTTCGTTGCCAGTGGAGGGCATATATTTATACCTACGGTTGGCACCAATAAGAATTTTGGATTTTTTGCAGGAGTAAAAGAAGATGCCAATTATGAAATAGATACTATAGCCCAGGGCTTTAAGTTTAAAACAAATTTTTTACCGGCCTTAAAAGGAAAACCTTATAAAAACAAAACCAAACATTATGGATTGGCAACGGCAAATTTTAAAGATGAAATTGAAGTTTTAGCAACTTCAATTTCTGAAGAAGATTATCCATTAATTATAAAGAATAATTTAGGAAATGGTTCTGTAATTACGTTTAATACCGAACAATACTCACAAAAGCAGGAGCGTGGTTTATTCTTTTCTGCTATTCTGCAAGGTTTAGAAAGTGTACCTTATCCCATAGCAAATGCTTCCAGTATTATGTTAGACGATTTTCCGGCTCCACTCTATAATTTGAAGTTAGAACCCGTGGCTTCAGAATTAGATTTAAGTCAGGCCCGATTTTATACTGATGTTTGGTGGAATGATATGCGAGAACTGGCCGAGAAGTACAACATCCAATATTCTGCATATGTTTGTTTTGATTATGCAAACCACACTACGCCACCTTTTAACTTTAGTGAGTGGGAGCAATCTATTTTACAAGGTTCTAATGAAAGTAATGCGGCAGACCAACTTATGAAGAGTTTTAAAAACTCTAATCACGAAATTGCACTGCATGGATATAATCACGCTTCACTCACCCTGGAAGAGTGGCCTAATAAACAATACATGGGATTAAGCCTGGAGGCCGTTAAAAAGCGTTGGGCTGCTAAAAATTATGGTGATTTGCCGGTTTCTTACGTGCCTCCATCTAATATAATAGATAGTACAGGTTTTGTGGCCCTGCAGGAAAACATTCCTAATATTGTATATAATGCCAGTATCTACCTTGGTGATTTTGAAGAAGGAGGAGACAGGGAATATGATCCTGAACCACATAATTATCACTTTTTTAATTACCCGAGAATTACCAGTGGTTTTGCAATGACGCCTACAAGGGAGTTTAATCAACAGTCCATTTATCTCTATACCGGGATATGGTCACATTTTGTACACCCCGATGATATTTACCAAATTCCGGGGGAAGAACCACTTTTAAGCGCAGGCAATTATAATTTAAGGAATGAGAATAATTACGGTTGGAAAATTTCTCCAGATGGTTCTCCAGGATTATTGCCAAGGTTTGATAAATATCTTAAAAAAGTAAAAACTACCTTTCCATTTATCCGGTTTTTAAAAGTTAGTGAAGCAGCTAAAATCACCAGGAACTGGAGGGATATTTCATATAATTTTTCTGAAACTGAAAATAATATTATAGTTACTGCTAAAACCAAAAAATTAAATGATGCTGAGAATTACTGGTTTGCATATATTTCAGAAAACCATATTGATGATATTGAAGAATATTTTAAGGATAATAATTTAGACTTTACTAAAACTCCATATTTAGATGGTTTTTTAATTAATATTAAAGCGCGAAAAAGACAACTTAGCCTGCCCCGATACAAAGAAAATTTCAGTAAAAATGTTGGCAGTTCAATATTAGAGAATTATGACTCTTATTTGTTGGTCAAACCGGCAGAAGATCTTGAAGATATTGATGAAGAAATAAATGAATTAAAATCTAAAATTACTCAAAACAATAAATTTGAGCGTGAAGATTGGTTGAAATTATTTCAGTATTTAGGTTGGAAAAACCGGCAAAATCAAATCTGGCCTTTACTTGAAAAAAAATATAATGAAAATAAGAATTCGGTCTACGTGCATCTTTCTTTAGAATTCACCTCCCAAAGCGATTATCCAGATTTGGAAACCAGGAAGCGATGGATGCTTAGACAAATAGAATTGCAGCCGGAAAACATACAACTTAGGAAAAATTTTATTGGCTACTTTGGAAATAATACCGGAATTCAGCTAAGCAAAGAGGAATTATTGAATTTAATAGAGGAGACCAAACTGGACGAGGAGCGTTTTAGCTATTTTTTATTACTCAATGAAAAACATCCAGATGCGGCTTTCAATTTAGTAAAAGATATAGAACCCTGCCGGGAAGATTACAGGCTTGCGGCTTCTACTATTTCCTGGGTTTTTGCCGATGCTAAAGATTTTGAGCAAGCTATTTTATGGTCTAAATGCGCTGAAGAAATTACTGAAGACATTGTAGATGATTGGCGGGTACAAACTGGAGAATATGCATTTTTAAAGGAAAAGAATTTTCCGCTTTATATAGAATATCTGCTTGCTGATAATGATAAAAAAGCGGCTCAGAAATTATTGGAAATCGAGCCCTGTAGAGAAGAATTTAAACATTTGGCGCCTACTATCGCCTATGCTTATGGCGGGCAGGGAAGTTATAGAAAGGCATTGGAATGGTCTTCCTGTAGTCCAGATTTTCCACTTGTAGAACGCATGCAATGGTTCTATGCATTAGAAAATTTTGTTGAAGTAGAGCGATTGTATGCAGGGTATTCTGAAAAAAATAACCCTAAAGAAAAAGAAGCTATTCAGGTTTTTATGGCAGAATATTATTTGGGCCGTAGCGAAATGATTAAAGCCTGGGAATTTGCTTCAAAATTGTCAGACTCAAGTAATAAAGATCGTTTACAAAGGCAGTTGAATAACAGCGTTATTTATCTTGGTAACGAACAAAAAAGGCTACTTTTAAACGAGTATCCTTCACTTTTTTATCCTGAAGTTGCTTCTATAATCAAGCAGAACCTAAGAATAACTGAGGGAGATTTTGTGCAAATTGGGAGTAATATTATTAGCGACAGGTTTGATCCTACCTCTTTTGGTTTAGAAGCAGTATATGGCACTAGAGATAAGAAATACAATCAGCATCAATTTGGGCTAAGCCGTTATAACGCGTATCCTATTCCATTCCAGGGGGAGGATTTAGAGAATAATGAAGATATGCAGTTATATGGCCTGGTTTATAGATTTAAAACCAGGGAAAGAATAGAGAAATTTAATTTTGGCTTTGGATCCCGTCTCGAGTTCAACGAAGCTGGAAAAGCATATCTTCATTTAGAAGCATCGGCATCTATTGCTAAAGATAGTCTGTATAGTTCCTTTCAGTTTTTTAGAAAACCAGCTTTAACCGGTCCAGCATATGTTCTTGATATATACCAAACGCAATTAAATGTTTACGAAGAACTTCAATTTAAAGAGAAATTCCAGGCGGTTCTTTATGTAGAAGGTAATCATTATAATGACGAAGATGTGATGGATATCCAGGCGCTTACAAGTTTGGCGATGGATTTTAAGCTGAATAGAAGAGCTAAATTTATGCCTTATACCGAATTCTCCGGGCTGCTGGGTAATTCTAACCGGCCCAATGGATTTCCTTACTGGACTTTAGATGAAAGATTTTACGGTGGTTTAGGTGTTGCTTATCAATATGAAAATGAAAAGAACCTTTGGAAGCTTAACCTGGATGCAGGATATTTTTTAGATACTTTTTCAGATGAATTTCAGCGCTATCGCGGAAATATGCTGTGGCCTATCTCAAAATACTTACATTTTAATACCCAGGTAGAATTCTTTACCCTTAAAAATTTCTATTCCAATAGTTTTAGTTTTGGGCTGAAATATTTTCTGGATGGAAATAACTAA
- a CDS encoding endo alpha-1,4 polygalactosaminidase, with the protein MIAATIGLSCLQAVGQKLTQDKQVLFTYGDFYPGEVSDYEILVIESAHFDSEDIAVLKENNNIVLGYVSLGEVNEAAAHFPDLKDFTFGKNEIWNSHILDIENEETKETLLRIFNYNMNKGLDGMFLDNIDNYTEFGPTPNKKNALLDFLEVIEIAFPDIYLMQNAGISILKDTHPYIEAVAKESIATDYNFNNKKYQLRDEKVFTNLLSELDKAYSDFKIPVVLIEYADTPKLKEEIKKRLAETSWPYFVGKIELQKIPDKN; encoded by the coding sequence ATGATAGCAGCCACAATTGGTTTATCGTGTTTACAGGCAGTTGGTCAAAAACTTACTCAAGATAAACAGGTACTTTTTACCTATGGTGATTTTTACCCGGGAGAGGTTTCAGATTATGAGATTCTGGTAATTGAAAGCGCCCATTTTGATAGTGAGGACATCGCTGTTTTAAAGGAAAATAATAATATCGTTTTAGGATATGTGAGCCTTGGAGAAGTTAATGAAGCTGCAGCTCATTTTCCAGATTTAAAAGATTTTACCTTTGGAAAGAATGAAATATGGAACAGCCATATTTTAGATATTGAAAATGAAGAAACAAAAGAGACCCTTCTTAGAATTTTCAATTATAATATGAATAAAGGATTGGATGGGATGTTTCTGGATAATATTGATAATTATACTGAATTTGGCCCCACACCTAACAAGAAAAACGCTCTTTTAGACTTTTTAGAAGTTATAGAAATTGCGTTTCCTGATATTTATTTGATGCAAAACGCAGGAATTTCTATTCTAAAAGATACACATCCATATATTGAGGCGGTGGCAAAAGAAAGCATCGCCACCGATTATAATTTTAATAACAAAAAATATCAACTAAGAGATGAAAAAGTTTTTACCAATTTATTATCTGAACTTGATAAAGCTTACAGCGATTTTAAAATACCGGTTGTTTTAATTGAATATGCAGATACCCCAAAATTAAAAGAAGAGATAAAAAAAAGATTGGCAGAGACCTCGTGGCCATATTTTGTCGGGAAAATTGAATTGCAAAAGATACCTGATAAAAACTAA
- a CDS encoding exopolysaccharide Pel transporter PelG → MNKDQIKAIAKLVVAVKERNGKPVNVYVVAATIESFGIREADVKVDYGFESIMHLSKYIYKAYDAVTLANLKNNNQRIAEAKTYKRLALTEYITTKNTKRFLVDYSSGLIHLFPVFLQVFAIILFGFSLWTYSKFNNLQSTAVVLGVIFGFVISGGFIQVIGKQVSYYWYNEDYHMAGHSTRRIIQNGTLAIVGFFALSLLLNFIFPLYSSLFVLISFSYALLIGFLLLVLAPLYALKQRWMLSVSVFIGTVVALLLHFYTDLHPYFVHWIGIFIASAISVGYIYMFFRYKLKQNVVVKKKPKVMLSLYRNFNYFVYGTFIFLFVFLDRIVAWSSTLNREIPYVVYYEKNYEIGMDLAILIFFLLGGVMEYAIHSYIRHMDFHQLEVKYSEYYTFNNKMKRMYFKHLRLFSVSAIGIAIFLYLIITQPWGYSRGFEEILSPLSIKVCILGSIGYLFLSLGMLNVLYLYTLGQHRKPLVAIVIAFLVNLFIGILASRWFAYEYSVLGMLVGSFVFAMLTTRVTYRFFKNIDYYYYASY, encoded by the coding sequence ATGAATAAAGATCAAATAAAAGCTATTGCAAAACTTGTAGTTGCAGTTAAAGAACGTAACGGTAAACCGGTAAATGTTTATGTAGTAGCAGCTACTATAGAATCCTTTGGGATTAGGGAGGCAGATGTAAAAGTAGATTACGGTTTTGAAAGTATTATGCATCTTTCTAAATACATTTACAAAGCTTATGATGCGGTCACTCTCGCTAATCTTAAAAATAACAACCAACGTATTGCTGAGGCAAAAACTTACAAAAGGCTGGCACTAACCGAATATATTACCACCAAAAATACCAAACGCTTTTTGGTAGATTATAGTTCAGGTCTTATTCATCTATTCCCGGTTTTTCTGCAGGTTTTCGCAATTATTCTTTTTGGATTTTCTCTTTGGACCTATTCAAAATTTAATAATCTGCAATCTACAGCAGTGGTACTTGGTGTAATATTTGGATTTGTGATAAGTGGTGGTTTTATTCAGGTGATAGGAAAACAGGTGTCTTATTACTGGTATAATGAAGATTATCATATGGCAGGGCATTCCACCAGGCGAATAATTCAAAATGGAACATTAGCTATTGTTGGCTTTTTTGCACTTTCCCTGCTTCTTAATTTCATTTTTCCGCTCTATAGTTCATTATTTGTTCTAATAAGCTTTTCTTATGCCCTTTTAATTGGTTTTTTACTACTTGTTTTAGCACCATTATACGCTCTTAAGCAAAGATGGATGCTTTCAGTGAGTGTTTTTATAGGAACTGTTGTAGCACTCTTATTACATTTTTATACAGATTTGCATCCTTACTTTGTGCATTGGATTGGTATATTTATCGCTTCGGCTATATCTGTAGGTTATATTTATATGTTTTTTAGATATAAACTAAAGCAAAATGTGGTTGTAAAAAAGAAGCCTAAAGTGATGCTTTCTTTGTATAGAAATTTTAATTACTTCGTTTATGGGACCTTTATTTTTCTATTTGTTTTCTTAGATAGAATAGTAGCCTGGTCTTCTACACTAAACAGGGAGATTCCTTATGTAGTTTACTATGAGAAAAACTATGAAATTGGTATGGATCTCGCAATCTTAATTTTCTTTCTACTAGGTGGGGTAATGGAGTATGCTATACATTCCTACATTAGACATATGGATTTTCATCAATTGGAAGTAAAATATTCTGAATATTATACCTTTAATAATAAGATGAAAAGGATGTATTTTAAACATCTACGGTTATTTAGCGTTAGCGCTATTGGAATTGCTATATTTTTATACCTTATTATTACACAGCCCTGGGGATATTCGAGAGGGTTTGAGGAAATTCTTAGTCCTTTGAGTATTAAAGTTTGCATTTTGGGTAGTATAGGCTATTTATTTCTTAGTTTGGGAATGTTGAATGTTCTTTATCTTTATACCCTGGGGCAGCATAGAAAGCCTTTGGTAGCTATAGTTATAGCCTTTTTGGTTAATTTGTTTATTGGTATCCTTGCAAGTAGGTGGTTTGCTTATGAATACAGTGTGCTGGGAATGCTGGTGGGTTCTTTTGTATTTGCCATGTTAACTACCAGGGTAACCTATAGGTTCTTTAAAAATATAGACTATTACTATTATGCATCTTACTAA
- the pelF gene encoding GT4 family glycosyltransferase PelF, with the protein MAKPSVMLILEGTYPYNGGGVSTWAHHLCNRVDNINFKLYSINASFEDKPRYELSKNISEVIQVPLWTPDEPYDYISYGEEYYKTVAKKEFTTDKVVGEKFVPLFQDLLEFIYSDDREIKELDDIFYKLWLYFEDYDYKETIRNSQVWITYRDTLAKFIIGERNPDASLIDITIGLRWIYRFLIPLAIVNIPKVDVTHLTLSGFPVIPALIANYRYGSKIMLTEHGVFIRERLLAISNSEYPYFLKSLLIRFSEGIARLAYYKADVIISVTTFNQKWERWYGANPAKFKIIYNGIDPNVFKPGPKPAHLINIPTVVAVARVFELKDILTMIRSCAVVKETIPNVQFLVYGDDQAVPEYTKECLELIQELKLLENFKFMGPRSDPQNIFLEGDLSILTSISEGFPYTVIESMGCGIPVVSTDVGGVKEALDESCGFTCKPKDAEGIGAAVTKLLLDRDLRKSMGINAREKVLQNFTLNTFVNEYEEAYNDLMKDKKAKSKMAKVEDFS; encoded by the coding sequence ATGGCGAAACCATCGGTAATGCTTATTTTAGAGGGCACTTATCCTTATAATGGTGGGGGTGTGTCTACCTGGGCGCATCACCTGTGCAATAGGGTAGATAACATAAATTTCAAGTTATATTCCATAAATGCTTCATTTGAAGATAAACCCAGGTATGAATTAAGTAAGAATATTAGTGAGGTTATACAAGTACCATTATGGACTCCAGATGAACCTTATGACTATATTAGCTATGGCGAAGAATATTATAAAACGGTAGCGAAAAAAGAATTTACAACTGATAAGGTAGTAGGTGAAAAATTTGTACCGCTATTTCAGGATTTATTGGAGTTTATTTATAGTGATGACCGGGAGATTAAAGAGCTGGATGATATATTCTACAAGCTATGGTTATATTTTGAAGATTACGACTATAAAGAAACCATAAGAAATAGTCAGGTTTGGATTACTTATAGAGATACTCTTGCGAAATTTATAATTGGTGAGCGTAACCCAGATGCCTCTTTAATAGATATTACCATAGGCTTACGGTGGATTTACCGTTTCTTAATACCTTTAGCTATTGTAAATATTCCAAAAGTAGATGTTACTCATTTAACGCTTAGTGGTTTTCCTGTTATTCCTGCACTTATTGCAAATTATAGGTATGGAAGTAAAATTATGCTTACAGAACACGGTGTTTTCATTAGGGAAAGACTATTGGCTATCAGCAATTCAGAATATCCATATTTCCTAAAAAGTTTATTAATACGATTTTCTGAAGGCATAGCCCGTTTAGCATATTATAAAGCCGATGTCATTATCTCGGTAACAACCTTTAATCAAAAATGGGAAAGATGGTATGGTGCTAATCCTGCCAAGTTTAAAATAATTTATAACGGTATTGATCCTAATGTTTTTAAACCCGGCCCTAAACCGGCACATCTTATAAATATTCCCACGGTTGTGGCTGTGGCCCGGGTGTTCGAGTTAAAAGATATTTTAACCATGATAAGGTCTTGCGCGGTTGTAAAGGAAACAATTCCTAACGTACAATTTCTCGTATATGGTGATGATCAAGCCGTGCCTGAATACACTAAAGAATGTCTTGAACTTATTCAGGAACTTAAGCTCTTGGAGAACTTTAAATTTATGGGCCCCAGAAGCGATCCTCAAAATATTTTTCTTGAAGGCGATCTTTCTATTTTAACTTCTATTTCTGAAGGTTTCCCTTATACAGTTATTGAATCTATGGGCTGTGGAATTCCAGTCGTTTCTACTGATGTTGGTGGTGTTAAAGAAGCATTAGATGAAAGTTGCGGTTTTACCTGCAAACCCAAAGATGCAGAAGGAATTGGAGCTGCGGTGACTAAACTTTTATTAGATAGAGATTTACGAAAATCTATGGGAATAAATGCAAGGGAGAAAGTATTACAAAACTTTACCTTAAATACTTTCGTAAATGAATATGAAGAAGCTTATAACGACTTGATGAAGGACAAAAAAGCAAAGTCTAAAATGGCTAAAGTTGAAGATTTCTCTTAA
- a CDS encoding endo alpha-1,4 polygalactosaminidase: MKFLNISSVLIYCFLVSCQNYTAQESNLNIDYREEMRNFVMEISSRAKEKNPDFSVIPQNGVELLLKDNNKVEIPALKYLDAIDAVAQEDLFFGYPKINKPTPKSANLYLKKYLNVAKKNNKEVLVIDYCSSSKLIEKSYALNKENDFVSFAATSRELDKLPGYKIRNENKLDITALSQAKNFLYLLNYSAFPTKEELIAELAFTNYDLLILDLYFQDGSFTPEDLKKLKKKENGGERLVVSYMSIGEAEDYRYYWQENWSLKNQEWLVEENPNWKGNFKVKYWNKDWKNVIYGNENAYLTKIIDAGFDGVYLDIIDGYQYFEAQK, encoded by the coding sequence ATGAAGTTTTTAAATATAAGCAGCGTGTTAATCTATTGTTTTTTGGTTTCATGTCAAAATTACACAGCACAAGAATCTAATTTAAATATAGATTACCGTGAGGAGATGCGAAATTTTGTTATGGAAATAAGTTCAAGAGCTAAGGAGAAAAATCCAGATTTTAGTGTTATTCCACAAAATGGGGTGGAGCTTTTGCTTAAAGATAATAATAAAGTAGAAATCCCCGCCTTAAAGTATTTAGATGCCATAGATGCCGTAGCGCAGGAAGACTTATTCTTTGGGTATCCTAAAATAAATAAGCCTACGCCAAAATCGGCTAATCTATATTTAAAGAAATACCTTAATGTCGCCAAAAAAAATAATAAAGAAGTGCTGGTCATCGACTATTGTTCTTCCTCAAAACTAATCGAAAAATCTTATGCCCTAAATAAAGAAAATGACTTTGTTTCTTTCGCTGCCACAAGTAGAGAGTTAGATAAATTACCGGGCTATAAAATTAGAAATGAAAATAAGCTAGATATAACCGCGCTTTCTCAAGCTAAAAACTTCCTATACCTGCTAAATTATTCAGCCTTTCCAACCAAAGAAGAACTTATCGCAGAACTTGCTTTTACCAACTATGATCTTTTAATACTGGATCTTTATTTTCAAGATGGTTCCTTTACTCCAGAAGATCTAAAAAAATTGAAGAAGAAAGAAAATGGAGGTGAACGGCTCGTAGTCTCCTATATGTCTATTGGAGAAGCCGAAGATTACCGTTATTACTGGCAGGAAAACTGGAGTTTAAAAAATCAGGAATGGCTTGTTGAAGAAAATCCTAACTGGAAAGGAAACTTTAAAGTTAAATACTGGAATAAAGACTGGAAAAATGTTATTTACGGAAATGAAAATGCTTATCTCACCAAAATAATCGATGCTGGTTTTGACGGAGTTTATCTCGATATTATAGACGGCTACCAGTATTTTGAAGCCCAGAAATAA